From the Brassica napus cultivar Da-Ae chromosome A8, Da-Ae, whole genome shotgun sequence genome, one window contains:
- the LOC106358788 gene encoding uncharacterized protein LOC106358788 translates to MASRRWQNTIENPSLEQRFSKMSSQRWQKTTERQTLEQLFSKMASQRWKNTIENPSLEQLFSKMSSQRWQKTIEKPTLEQLFSKMTSRRLQNAIENQTLEIKIISANDVRYIDGKDKMDVYAVVSMKDDYTQTKQAAKTPIDYDGGCNPTWNHTVKFSVNEKAAGEGLLTVNVKLYSYWLEGEDDLYLGEVSVSLQELLAYNPLPPFANGNVNKMKLVTYPIKTIEEAKRNAKLSFSYRFNSVKDIYPNPGPTGSCQPVIYSPQLHTTTVTKLTLELVIKCAKDIEKVTNILDEMDVYALVTIRDGREVSA, encoded by the coding sequence ATGGCTTCCCGACGGTGGCAAAACACGATAGAGAACCCAAGTCTTGAACAGCGTTTCTCAAAAATGTCTTCTCAAAGGTGGCAAAAAACGACAGAGCGCCAAACTCTTGAGCAGCTTTTCTCGAAAATGGCTTCCCAACGGTGGAAAAACACGATAGAGAACCCAAGTCTTGAGCAGCTTTTCTCAAAAATGTCTTCTCAAAGGTGGCAGAAAACGATAGAGAAACCAACTCTTGAGCAGCTTTTCTCTAAAATGACTTCACGACGGTTGCAAAACGCGATAGAGAACCAAACTCTTGAGATCAAAATCATATCAGCCAATGATGTCAGATATATCGATGGTAAGGACAAGATGGACGTGTATGCCGTCGTTTCAATGAAAGACGACTATACTCAAACGAAACAAGCGGCCAAAACACCCATTGACTACGATGGTGGTTGCAACCCGACTTGGAATCACACCGTTAAGTTCTCCGTCAACGAGAAAGCAGCTGGTGAAGGCCTATTGACCGTTAACGTCAAGTTATATAGCTATTGGCTCGAAGGAGAGGATGATCTTTACTTGGGAGAAGTCAGCGTGTCTCTCCAAGAGCTTCTTGCCTACAATCCGCTTCCACCATTTGCTAACGGTAACGTCAATAAAATGAAGTTGGTGACTTATCCTATCAAAACCATAGAGGAAGCAAAACGAAATGCAAAGCTGAGCTTCTCATACCGGTTCAACTCGGTTAAAGATATTTATCCAAATCCGGGTCCAACGGGATCATGTCAGCCAGTCATATATTCACCTCAATTACATACCACCACGGTGACAAAACTAACCTTAGAGCTCGTGATCAAATGTGCCAAGGACATAGAGAAAGTCACCAATATCCTCGACGAGATGGACGTATATGCTTTGGTTACTATCCGTGACGGACGAGAAGTCTCTGCCTGA
- the LOC106359583 gene encoding monothiol glutaredoxin-S4, translated as MEKLQKMISEKSVVIFSKNSCCMSHTIKTLFLDFGVNPTIYELDEINKGKEIEQALAQLGCSPTVPVVFIGGQLVGGANQVMSLHLNRSLVPMLKRVGALWL; from the coding sequence ATGGAGAAGCTACAGAAGATGATCTCGGAGAAGTCGGTAGTGATCTTTAGCAAGAACTCGTGCTGCATGTCTCACACAATCAAGACTCTCTTTTTAGACTTTGGCGTAAACCCGACGATCTATGAGTTAGACGAGATCAACAAGGGAAAGGAGATAGAGCAAGCATTGGCTCAGCTTGGCTGCAGCCCCACCGTGCCGGTGGTGTTCATAGGAGGTCAGCTGGTCGGTGGAGCCAATCAAGTCATGAGTCTTCATCTCAATCGCTCTCTTGTTCCGATGCTTAAGCGAGTTGGGGCGTTATGGCTTTGA
- the LOC106359584 gene encoding uncharacterized protein LOC106359584 has product MACSELQRAIENPVLELKIVSASDLSHVDATDKMDVYAVVSIHGEGTHKTQTAKTPIDYDGGLNPTWNHTVKFPCNEEEGREGRLTLKVELFSYLLERKEDLYLGEVNVSVKELFASDPRPFGNGNVHKMKSMTCPIKVTEEGSTNARLCLLYRFKPLPVDDSCPPVPQDHSLSIGQPVYPNPEPAIPGQPVVFSPRFQTTTTKLILEIVIKFAKDIEDVNAFSAMDVYASVAILKDRKVKDRINTPVAFSANTNPKWNQTIKFSLDEKLAQEGRLMLLVELMSHRPFLGDKEIGFVRLPMKQLLGSNPPASGDANGMKLETHALTGPYGKKGVVSFTYRFLAEQLRVSTVPTPSTTSQPYIMYLPVSPHSYASSDPIQLTSSYVTVQQGKNAGQGNGLVPIYMSPQYQSHGYQQYSPRNPQPPPQHSQLKPLTREPFSQSMPDTQEA; this is encoded by the coding sequence ATGGCTTGTTCAGAGTTGCAAAGAGCCATAGAGAACCCAGTTCTTGAGCTCAAAATTGTATCAGCCAGCGACCTCAGCCATGTCGATGCCACTGACAAGATGGACGTATACGCCGTCGTTTCAATTCACGGCGAAGGTACTCACAAGACACAAACGGCCAAAACACCCATCGACTACGACGGTGGTTTGAATCCGACGTGGAATCACACCGTTAAGTTTCCCTGCAACGAAGAAGAAGGCCGTGAAGGCCGGTTAACCCTCAAGGTCGAGTTATTTAGCTATTTGCTCGAACGGAAGGAAGACCTTTATCTAGGAGAAGTCAACGTCTCGGTTAAGGAACTTTTTGCCTCAGATCCACGGCCGTTTGGAAACGGTAACGTCCATAAAATGAAGTCTATGACTTGCCCTATCAAAGTCACAGAGGAAGGAAGTACCAACGCAAGGTTGTGCCTCTTGTACCGGTTTAAACCACTGCCGGTTGATGATTCGTGTCCTCCTGTACCTCAGGATCATTCCCTCTCGATCGGTCAACCCGTTTATCCAAACCCGGAACCAGCAATACCAGGTCAGCCTGTCGTATTTTCCCCTCGGTTTCAAACCACCACGACCAAACTGATCCTTGAGATTGTGATCAAGTTTGCCAAAGACATTGAAGATGTCAACGCCTTCTCGGCTATGGACGTATATGCTTCAGTTGCGATCCTTAAAGACAGGAAAGTTAAGGACAGGATCAATACCCCTGTCGCTTTCTCCGCAAATACAAACCCTAAATGGAACCAGACGATTAAGTTTTCACTCGATGAGAAGTTAGCTCAAGAAGGGCGTTTGATGCTCCTCGTGGAACTGATGAGCCACAGGCCTTTTCTTGGTGATAAGGAAATCGGGTTCGTCAGACTTCCAATGAAACAACTATTAGGCTCAAACCCTCCAGCCAGTGGTGATGCTAACGGTATGAAGCTGGAAACGCACGCTTTGACGGGTCCTTATGGGAAAAAAGGTGTCGTGAGCTTCACTTATAGGTTTCTTGCGGAACAACTTAGGGTTTCAACGGTTCCAACACCGTCGACAACATCCCAACCATATATCATGTATCTACCGGTCTCGCCTCATTCATACGCGTCATCAGATCCGATACAGTTGACCTCAAGTTATGTGACTGTTCAACAAGGTAAAAATGCTGGGCAGGGTAACGGACTAGTACCAATATATATGTCGCCTCAATATCAATCACATGGATATCAACAATATTCACCACGAAATCCGCAGCCACCACCGCAACATTCGCAGCTTAAGCCACTGACTCGGGAGCCGTTCTCTCAGTCAATGCCGGATACACAAGAAGCATAA